One Drosophila virilis strain 15010-1051.87 chromosome 5, Dvir_AGI_RSII-ME, whole genome shotgun sequence DNA window includes the following coding sequences:
- the eIF3b gene encoding eukaryotic translation initiation factor 3 subunit B, producing MAKKKSEEHSGADANDSDYTEEPNFDDPPNFVDNISDEDLLGDMLAQRPSEADGVESVVVVDNMPKVEPSRLEKLKSVINKLFSQCGEIVNVVYPVDEEGKTKGYAFMEYKTASQAEDAVKKLNNHRLDKNYTFAVNLFTDFQKYENIPEKWEPPTVQPFKVQSDLYNFINDPDAYDQYCVAAETAPNCVQVGFWQNTLPEPNELETRERFTDTFVKWSPLGTYVVTFHKPGVAIWGGSSFQKIQKFPHPGTQFVEFSPCENYLVTYGPTPTGQKIIIWDIRTGTEKRSFVGDGMSVLSMFRWSHDDKFVARMGENSIHIYETPSFYLLDLKSIKIPGIRGFSWSPTDNVIAYWVEEQNQIPARVTLMEIPKKRETRNKNLFHVADCKLHWQKSGDYLCVKVDRYSKLKKDKKELDVKFLGMFYNFEIFHMREKEIPVDSVEIRELILAFAWEPIGNKFSIIHGEPNSSNVSFYEVNKGVKPSLVKRLEKKSCTHLFWSPRGQFIVMANLTMGTFEFVDTTNDYIISASPDHFRASEVEWDPTGRYVVTGVSSWKVKEDTGFNMYTFQGRIIRRTILKNFVQFLWRPRPPTLLSEEKQKEIKKNLKKYYPVFEQKDRLRLTRASKELLEKRSQLRETFMEYRNKRIAEWKDQKSRRVMLRGHVDTDNLETDEVDEEVVEFLVKEEITLLE from the exons atggctaaaaagaaaagtgaagaGCATTCGGGAGCCGATGCAAACGATAGCGATTACACCGAGGAGCCAAACTTCGACGATCCTCCCAATTTTGTGGACAATATCAGCGATGAAG ATTTACTTGGGGATATGCTGGCTCAACGCCCATCGGAGGCCGATGGCGTCGAGAGTGTCGTTGTGGTCGACAACATGCCAAAAGTGGAACCGAGCCGCCTCGAGAAACTAAAATCGGTTATCAACAAGCTGTTTTCTCAATGCGGTGAAATTGTCAACGTTGTCTATCCCGTCGATGAAGAGGGCAAGACAAAGGGCTATGCGTTCATGGAGTATAAGACCGCAAGCCAGGCTGAGGATGCGGTTAAGAAGCTGAACAACCATCGTCTGGACAAGAATTACACCTTTGCTGTCAATTTGTTTACAGACTTTCAAAA GTATGAAAATATACCGGAGAAATGGGAGCCGCCAACGGTGCAACCCTTCAAGGTACAGAGCGATCTGTACAATTTCATAAACGATCCCGATGCCTACGATCAGTACTGCGTGGCGGCAGAGACAGCTCCCAATTGCGTGCAGGTTGGCTTCTGGCAGAATACTCTCCCGGAACCTAATGAGCTAGAGACGCGTGAACGTTTTACTGACACTTTTGTCAAGTGGTCTCCATTGGGCACGTATGTGGTCACCTTCCACAAACCTGGAGTGGCCATTTGGGGAGGCAGCAGCTTCCAAAAGATTCAAAAGTTTCCGCATCCTGGCACTCAATTCGTTGAGTTTTCGCCCTGCGAAAATTACTTGGTTACGTATGGTCCGACGCCGACCGGCCAAAAGATCATCATTTGGGACATACGCACCGGAACTGAGAAGCGTTCCTTTGTGGGTGATGGGATGTCAGTGTTGTCAATGTTCCGCTGGTCGCACGATGACAAATTTGTGGCACGCATGGGCGAAAACTCGATACACATTTACGAGACACCATCGTTTTATTTGCTGGATTTAAAATCTATTAAGATTCCGGGCATACGCGGCTTCTCGTGGTCGCCTACGGACAACGTAATTGCCTACTGGGTGGAAGAACAGAACCAGATACCCGCACGCGTGACGCTAATGGAGATACCCAAAAAGCGGGAGACACGCAACAAGAACCTCTTCCATGTGGCCGACTGTAAGCTTCATTGGCAAAAATCTGGCGATTATCTATGCGTCAAGGTTGATCGCTACTCTAAGTTGAAGAAGGACAAGAAGGAGCTGGATGTCAAGTTTCTGGGCATGTTTTACAACTTTGAAATTTTTCACATGCGCGAAAAGGAAATACCCGTGGATTCGGTGGAGATACGTGAGCTTATCCTCGCGTTTGCCTGGGAGCCCATAGGTAACAAGTTTTCCATTATACACGGCGAGCCCAATTCTTCGAACGTTAGCTTCTATGAGGTCAACAAGGGTGTTAAGCCAAGCTTGGTCAAACGCTTGGAGAAGAAGTCATGCACTCATCTGTTCTGGTCGCCACGCGGTCAGTTCATAGTGATGGCCAATCTTACCATGGGCACCTTTGAGTTTGTTGATACAACCAACGATTACATCATCAGCGCATCACCGGATCACTTCCGCGCCTCCGAGGTAGAATGGGATCCAACTGGTCGCTATGTCGTGACTGGCGTCTCGTCTTGGAAGGTCAAAGAGGATACGGGCTTCAACATGTACACCTTCCAGGGTCGCATCATCAGGCGCACCATTTTGAAGAACTTTGTTCAGTTCCTCTGGCGCCCGCGACCGCCGACGCTTCTCAGTGAAGAGAAGCAGAAGGAGATAAAGAAGAACCTGAAGAAGTACTATCCTGTATTTGAGCAAAAGGATCGCCTGCGTTTGACCCGTGCCTCCAAGGAGCTGCTCGAGAAGCGCTCACAGCTGCGTGAGACTTTCATGGAGTACCGCAACAAGCGCATTGCAGAGTGGAAGGATCAGAAGAGCCGTCGCGTCATGCTCAGAGGGC ATGTGGATACGGATAATTTGGAAACCGATGAAGTCGATGAGGAAGTTGTTGAATTTTTAGTCAAGGAAGAAATAACCCTGCTAGAGTAG
- the LOC6624761 gene encoding uncharacterized protein, which translates to MCFFGFVTRILVIVFGVIVPARHTQNALGEEELNAWAKYWVVYAWLICIELFGDALFSWLPLYVEAKLLVVLWVVIAAPQSSVWIFDEILDPLLIRHMAQIDELLQHSKRYLLGDAISHSSELCFRSLDTISSIVSQIWHTPGTTPDNDAHSVLSTATEANNPPFPVKNFE; encoded by the coding sequence atgtgtttttttggCTTCGTGACGCGTATCCTGGTTATCGTTTTTGGCGTCATAGTGCCGGCTCGCCACACGCAGAATGCGCTGGGCGAGGAGGAGCTGAATGCGTGGGCCAAGTACTGGGTTGTCTATGCGTGGCTTATATGCATTGAGCTGTTCGGAGACGCATTGTTCAGTTGGCTGCCATTGTATGTGGAGGCGAAGCTGCTGGTCGTGCTTTGGGTGGTCATCGCCGCGCCCCAGTCCAGCGTCTGGATCTTTGACGAGATTTTGGATCCGCTCCTGATACGCCACATGGCACAGATTGATGAATTACTGCAGCACAGCAAGCGGTATCTGCTGGGAGATGCCATCAGCCATTCATCGGAACTATGCTTTCGCAGCCTGGACACAATAAGCTCCATAGTATCGCAGATTTGGCATACGCCTGGCACAACGCCAGATAACGATGCTCATTCTGTGCTAAGCACAGCCACCGAGGCCAACAATCCGCCCTTTCCCGTGAAAAACTTTGAGTAA
- the Cc2d2a gene encoding coiled-coil and C2 domain-containing protein 2A, with protein sequence MEREADSVKSKRSKKKHKTQTTRSYRKTEREVQMLLSQCGKVFGQQDSQESEARSLQFFHYSDANESAAISNRDKQRIDEVASSPNLAANFIQIELSEPPIVSPQLHRQLHRYDNSFLYTPGDRLHLPLQFIDGGSDLKPYQIRMLNRYLEEAKANGNGGKLSAGLVAQLTDSDSCRFIIDATLYRSNCPRLFKGVFLAPVPFAQFQGLPTSRCLKLCLKQLRFSAHPQFLEEHRLAQQLEDLYDLYMHNVKNKICKKLREELQIARNVAARLIDSSSHQQPQEQSSQLAAHIQRQLQLTQQLRIRYYAESTAQRVLLQRLLTQWAKLKELRKQQQFQCTRFRLSLRLVPPADLDASCSAWKERFEADLAEVYREHLEVYYHRRHIWSSEQSSVSHAKPPRKPQFAEIMESLKAEYERAFQDPEEPRVYLLRLPNDETTLHSRPSNEQLNPDRNYYLKLYLDDQFVAQTRSYRLEPDLHVDMNESLGVLLNRSHPEQLNIWLYEKSTITSHSRRLALMSTPLKVTERGKTVQKLAFQVAATSAAVRPKLAGDLYLHIDYYCPDGAISSDLDDIQKLPETVCQTFRADRLPMAATAAEVRATPRSPSDAGHVIAGPLIFAEQQLQLCGIAELLQNRRFQLLHSRHQQRNFHTKQLSFVPALEHEIVELEELEPHANVAQVLDPGTVWNPIDLHKHRGRKFLHLLYETITSQCVQRAKLLQTPLPLIQLLGDGLEQSTGWSALWRALCSLLFGQTAALPREPTWQPQPMCASDVVQQFNISLQVVRATGVPVRSRHILNVEQQVRRSSSTGTSSDLSASLFVTQTLMYSNVRPFITLSYGQRLCRSRTAEGSNPTWNEQLQLTGQPNDLREDLKISLFDEMVEQQYTDEAADIYQRVQCNWLGEYRVPMSSLLASRKFEGCIELSMPKVLVGYKRPLIESVTNISVEQYPEFKESVHLWFYLSIEPGCQVTPLQIGGLACAELPELQQFVRERRLELQQLLPHPQRYVEPLVCTSHGKRVCLTRLLEPVPLPNETQLERVCRFVSLLSPVRSQLDACQNFQGVWLDNQALLDSTWCSAKDLGVLLCNYMLSLGLECWLVLGLACPYGECTFVIYRQPESGDLLLVAPTTGKRYQLQDIFCPLTRVYSIVAAKNIYINIQTEERVSMTNFDVQNGECWLPLFNKRQEAPQCGIHKLDYVYKRSYELSQLQKHIERKIMKKISAWRTTRKTFWNRAFQPHLLRILSELENLSTSAGSRYDEPAYSEELEREYPNCRLYGFTMNFAYTNLAAISERIRTTCIHYNNNADVEFCVAVHINAYVNDVLSVWVFLLSIVPLVG encoded by the exons ATGGAGCGAGAAGCCGATTCTGTGAAAAGCAAGCGcagcaaaaagaaacacaaaacgCAAACGACCCGCTCTTATCGCAAAACCGAGAGAGAAGTGCAAATGTTGCTGTCCCAATGCGGAAAAGTCTTCGGACAACAAGATTCGCAGGAATCGGAAGCAAGGAGTCTGCAGTTCTTCCATTACTCGGACGCAAACGAGTCTGCCGCCATTTCGAATCGGGATAAACAGCGAATCGATGAAGTCGCATCTTCACCCAATTTAGCTGCgaattttatacaaatcgaGCTGTCGGAGCCGCCAATTGTCTCACCTCAGTTGCACAGACAGTTGCATCGCTACGACAACAGCTTCCTGTATACGCCCGGCGATAGACTACATTTGCCGCTGCAGTTCATCGATGGCGGCTCTGACTTAAAGCCCTATCAGATTCGTATGCTCAATCGCTATCTGGAGGAGGCCAAAGCCAACGGGAATGGCGGCAAGCTAAGTGCCGGGCTAGTAGCTCAGCTCACGGACTCGGACTCGTGCCGTTTTATCATCGATGCGACTCTGTATCGAAGCAATTGTCCGAGGCTGTTTAAAGGCGTCTTCCTGGCGCCCGTGCCGTTCGCTCAGTTTCAGGGACTGCCCACGAGTCGTTGTCTGAAACTGTGCCTCAAGCAGCTGCGCTTCAGCGCCCATCCGCAGTTTCTGGAAGAGCATCGCCTGGCGCAACAGCTTGAAGATCTTTACGACCTATACATGCACAATGTTAAGAATAAGATTTGCAAGAAATTGCGCGAGGAGCTGCAAATAGCTCGCAATGTCGCTGCTCGGCTGATCGATTCAAGCAGCCATCAGCAGCCGCAGGAGCAATCATCGCAGCTGGCTGCGCACATTCAGCGCCAGCTGCAATTGACCCAACAGCTGCGGATACGCTACTACGCCGAATCCACGGCGCAGCGCGTATTGCTTCAACGCCTGCTCACACAGTGGGCCAAGCTGAAGGAGTTGCGCAAGCAGCAACAGTTCCAGTGCACACGCTTTAGGCTTAGCCTGCGGCTGGTGCCGCCAGCTGACTTGGATGCCTCCTGCTCAGCATGGAAGGAGCGTTTCGAGGCCGATCTGGCCGAGGTGTATCGTGAGCATTTGGAGGTCTACTATCATCGGCGACACATCTGGAGCAGCGAGCAGTCCTCAGTTTCGCACGCCAAGCCGCCGCGTAAGCCGCAGTTTGCTGAGATCATGGAGAGCTTGAAGGCGGAATACGAGCGTGCTTTTCAGGATCCTGAGGAGCCAAGGGTGTACctgctgcggctgccaaaCGATGAGACAACGCTGCACTCCAGGCCAAGTAACGAGCAGTTGAATCCGGACCGCAACTACTACTTAAAGCTCTACTTGGACGACCAGTTTGTGGCTCAGACGCGCAGCTATCGCCTGGAACCGGATCTGCATGTGGACATGAACGAGAGTCTTGGCGTTCTGCTCAATCGCTCGCATCCAGAGCAGCTCAACATTTGG CTGTATGAGAAATCTACGATAACGTCACACAGTCGAAGACTTGCTCTGATGAGCACTCCGCTGAAGGTGACGGAAAGGGGCAAGACGGTACAGAAACTGGCTTTCCAGGTGGCCGCAACTTCGGCTGCAGTGCGTCCCAAACTGGCTGGCGATCTCTATCTGCACATCGACTATTATTGTCCCGATGGCGCCATCAGCAGCGATCTGGACGACATACAGAAGCTGCCGGAGACGGTTTGTCAAACGTTCAGGGCAGACAGACTGCCGATGGCGGCCACGGCCGCAGAGGTGAGGGCCACGCCTCGGTCACCCAGCGATGCAGGCCACGTTATTGCGGGCCCGCTAATCTTTGCcgagcaacagctgcagctgtgcggcATTGCGGAGCTTCTGCAGAACAGACGCTTTCAGCTGCTGCATTCGCGTCACCAGCAACGTAATTTTCACACAAAGCAGCTTAGCTTTGTGCCCGCCCTGGAGCATGAAATTGTGGAGTTGGAGGAACTTGAGCCGCATGCAAATGTCGCTCAGGTGCTGGATCCGGGCACTGTTTGGAATCCAATTGATCTGCACAAGCATCGCGGCCGCAAGTTTCTCCATCTGCTGTACGAGACCATAACCAGCCAGTGTGTGCAAAGGGCTAAGCTGTTGcaaacgccgctgccgctgatCCAGCTGCTGGGCGATGGCCTGGAGCAGTCCACCGGCTGGTCAGCGCTTTGGCGCGCGTTGTGCTCCCTGCTATTTGGACAAACAGCCGCGCTTCCGCGCGAGCCCACATGGCAGCCGCAGCCAATGTGTGCCTCGGATGTGGTCCAACAGTTCAACATCTCACTGCAAGTGGTGCGTGCAACCGGTGTGCCAGTTCGCAGTCGCCACATCCTCAACGTGGAGCAACAGGtcaggcgcagcagcagcacaggcACAAGCAGCGATCTGAGCGCCAGTCTCTTTGTAACACAAA CACTTATGTACTCGAACGTGCGTCCATTTATAACATTGAGCTATGGCCAAAGGCTCTGTCGCAGTCGCACGGCAGAAGGATCGAATCCCACCTGGAATGAGCAGCTACAGCTCACGGGTCAGCCGAATGATCTGCGTGAAGATCTCAAAATCAGCCTGTTCGACGAGATGGTCGAGCAGCAGTACACGGACGAGGCGGCTGATATCTACCAGCGGGTGCAATGTAACTGGCTCGGCGAATATCGTGTGCCCATGAGCAGTCTGCTAGCCAGTCGCAAG TTTGAAGGATGCATCGAGCTAAGCATGCCCAAGGTGCTGGTCGGCTACAAGAGACCGCTCATCGAGTCTGTGACAAATATATCCGTGGAGCAATATCCCGAGTTCAAGGAGAGCGTTCATCTATGGTTCTATCTGAGCATCGAGCCAGGCTGCCAGGTGACGCCGCTTCAAATAGGCGGCCTGGCATGCGCCGAGCTGCCCGAGCTGCAGCAATTTGTGCGCGAGCGACGTCTGgagctgcaacagttgctgccgcaTCCGCAGCGCTATGTGGAGCCTCTCGTCTGCACTTCACACGGCAAGCGGGTCTGCCTGACGCGTCTGCTGGAGCCTGTGCCATTGCCCAATGAGACCCAGCTGGAGCGTGTTTGTCGTTTTGTCTCGTTGCTCAGCCCGGTGCGCAGTCAGCTGGATGCCTGCCAGAACTTTCAAGGCGTTTGGCTAGACAATCAGGCCCTGCTGGACAGCACCTGGTGCTCCGCCAAGGATTTGGGCGTGTTGCTCTGCAACTATATGCTGTCGCTGGGCCTCGAATGCTGGCTGGTACTTGGACTGGCCTGTCCCTATGGCGAGTGCACATTTGTCATCTATCGACAGCCGGAAAGCGGCGACCTGCTGCTCGTGGCACCCACCACAGGCAAACGCTACCAGCTGCAGGATATCTTTTGCCCACTAACGCGAGTGTACTCCATTGTGGCCGCAAAAAAC atatatatcaatattcaGACGGAGGAGCGCGTGAGCATGACAAATTTCGACGTACAGAATGGCGAATGTTGGCTGCCGCTGTTTAACAAGCGGCAGGAGGCGCCGCAGTGTGGCATACACAAGCTGGACTATGTGTACAAGCGCAGCTACGAACTAAGCCAGCTGCAGAAGCACATTGAACGCAAGATCATGAAGAAGATAAGCGCTTGGCGCACCACACGCAAAACATTCTGGAATCG TGCCTTTCAGCCGCATCTGCTGCGAATCTTAAGCGAATTGGAGAACCTAAGCACAAGCGCGGGCAGTCGCTACGATGAGCCCGCCTACAGCGAGGAGCTGGAACGCGAGTATCCCAACTGCCGG CTTTACGGGTTTACAATGAACTTTGCCTACACCAACCTGGCAGCCATATCGGAGCGCATTCGCACCACCTGCATACACTATAACAACAACGCGGACGTCGAGTTCTGTGTGGCGGTGCATATCAACGCCTATGTAAACGACGTGCTGTCGGTTTGGGTGTTCCTGCTGTCCATAGTGCCACTGGTGGGCTGA
- the LOC6624757 gene encoding serine palmitoyltransferase small subunit B gives MYAEIAEKYAKFRRYVIWMYRLYELNTQIAICEPWEKVFCHLLIGSCLSLILYASYAYVPGYCHTLVGFLMPVIRNTNQTNNNNKYVEAEGMSTSSQSYLT, from the exons ATGTATGCGGAAATAGCTGAGAAATATGCGAAATTCAGGCGCTATGTTATATGGATGTATAGACTGTACGAGCTGAACACACAGATTGCCATCTGCGAGCCATGGGAGAAAGTGTTTTGCC ACCTACTCATCGGCAGTTGTCTTTCCCTTATACTCTACGCTTCGTACGCGTACGTGCCCGGCTATTGTCATACGCTTGTTGGCTTTCTAATGCCGGTGATAAGGAATACGAAtcaaactaataataataataaatatgtggAAGCAGAGGGCATGTCCACTAGCAGTCAGTCTTATCTTACGTAA
- the cyp33 gene encoding peptidyl-prolyl cis-trans isomerase E, whose amino-acid sequence MSNDKRTVYVGGLADEVTERLLNNAFIPFGDIADIQMPVDYESQKHRGFAFIEYENYEDAASAIDNMNDSELCGRTIRVNLAKPVRVKEDSFKPVWADDDWLQKHAGATLEPEGETEADKEKVETPSTGPAVIEKSEKRNPQVFFDIRIGGNDAGRIVMLLRADVVPKTAENFRQLCTHEQGYGYKGCIFHRIIPEFMCQGGDFTNHNGTGGKSIYGKKFNDENFNLKHNSFGTLSMANSGPNTNGSQFFICTTKTDWLDNKHVVFGHVISGADVVRKMERCGNKSGTPSQKIIIYACGELK is encoded by the exons ATGTCGAATGACAAGCGGACCGTTTATGTTGGTGGCCTGGCCGACGAGGTCACAGAAAGGTTGCTGAACAATGCGTTTATACCATTCGGTGATATTGCGGATATTCAAATGCCGGTCGACTACGAGTCGCAAAAACATCGGGGATTTGCCTTTATTGAGTACGAGAACTATGAAGATGCCGCCTCTGCCATTGACAACATG AATGATTCAGAGCTATGCGGCCGTACGATACGTGTCAACTTAGCCAAACCTGTGCGCGTCAAGGAGGACAGCTTCAAGCCGGTCTGGGCGGATGATGACTGGTTGCAGAAGCATGCGGGCGCCACACTAGAACCCGAGGGTGAGACGGAAGCGGATAAGGAGAAGGTAGAGACGCCATCAACGGGGCCAGCGGTCATTGAGAAGTCGGAAAAGCGCAATCCCCAGGTGTTCTTCGACATACGCATTGGCGGCAATGATGCTGGACGCATTGTCATGCTGTTGCGCGCCGATGTGGTGCCCAAGACGGCAGAGAACTTTCGCCAGCTGTGCACGCACGAGCAGGGCTACGGCTACAAGGGCTGCATATTCCATCGCATTATTCCAGAATTT ATGTGCCAAGGCGGAGATTTCACAAATCACAACGGCACCGGTGGCAAATCGATTTATGGCAAGAAGTTTAACGACGAGAATTTCAATCTAAAACACAACAGCTTCGGCACGTTATCCATGGCGAATTCAGGTCCCAACACAAATGGCTCACAGTTCTTCATATGCACCACAAA AACCGACTGGCTCGATAACAAGCACGTGGTCTTTGGGCATGTGATTAGCGGCGCGGACGTTGTGCGCAAGATGGAACGATGCGGCAACAAGTCAGGCACACCTTCCCAAAAAATCATCATTTATGCCTGCGGTGAACTTAAGTGA